Proteins encoded in a region of the Elaeis guineensis isolate ETL-2024a chromosome 7, EG11, whole genome shotgun sequence genome:
- the LOC105048797 gene encoding LOW QUALITY PROTEIN: NAP1-related protein 2 (The sequence of the model RefSeq protein was modified relative to this genomic sequence to represent the inferred CDS: inserted 3 bases in 3 codons) gives MVVDKGKKAKFAERGEEDSDHIGGEXVLSIEKLQEIQDELERVNEEASDKVLEVEQKYNEIRRPIYRKRNEIIKSIPDFWLTAFLSHPALSNLLSEEDQKIFKYLESLDVEDFKDLKSGYSITINFSPNPYFEDTSLKKTYAFFDEGTTNIISTTIGWKKGMNTANGVAYDKSGNKRXLPEESFFSWFGETQQKSISEGFSDEVAEIIKEDLWPNPLKYFNSEADEEXFDGDEDDEEDTDFEDEDDDQADEDDS, from the exons ATGGTGGTGGACAAGGGGAAGAAGGCCAAGTTCGCGGAGCGAGGGGAGGAGGACTCTGATCACATCGGCGGCG TCGTGCTTTCGATAGAGAAGCTCCAGGAGATTCAGGACGAGCTCGAGAGG GTCAATGAGGAAGCAAGTGATAAAGTTTTGGAGGTGGAACAGAAATATAATGAAATACGCAGACCTATTTATAGGAAACGGAATGAGATCATCAAATCTATTCCAGACTTTTGGTTGACTGCA TTTCTGAGCCATCCGGCACTTAGCAATCTTCTGAGCGAAGAGGACCAAAAA ATTTTCAAGTATCTGGAATCGTTAGATGTGgaagattttaaagatttgaagtcAGGCTACTCCATAACTATT AACTTCTCCCCCAACCCTTATTTTGAAGATACAAGCCTTAAAAAGACATATGCCTTCTTTGATGAAGGAACAACTAACATAATTAGTACAACAATCGGGTGGAAGAAGGGGATG AATACTGCAAATGGTGTTGCTTATGATAAGAGTGGAAATAAAC CCCTTCCTGAGGAGAG TTTCTTTAGCTGGTTTGGTGAAACTCAGCAGAAAAGTATCTCAGAAGGGTTTTCTGATGAG GTGGCTGAGataataaaggaagatttgtGGCCCAATCCTTTGAAGTACTTCAATAGT GAGGCTGATGAGG GATTTGATGGGGATGAAGATGATGAAGAG GACACCGACTTTGAAGACGAGGATGATGATCAAGCTGATGAAGATGAcagctaa